The following are encoded in a window of Paramormyrops kingsleyae isolate MSU_618 chromosome 12, PKINGS_0.4, whole genome shotgun sequence genomic DNA:
- the LOC111842632 gene encoding homeobox protein HMX1-like, whose amino-acid sequence MNRADRDCSCPREPSPGGASGNLPSLNQYLNSSEELSASLIPTNDRDSPFISEVEECNEEMDLNRRQIPLDEPAYSSSRTFYERDGHHAPDQKSARKKKTRTVFSRSQVLQLESTFDVKRYLSSSERAGLAASLRLTETQVKIWFQNRRNKWKRQLATDMEAASISHSAQRTFGVPILYHEGTVPTGFTVAPVPASLVGFSRPLNIPFSPFTPSMSFLRSQMIGFV is encoded by the exons ATGAATCGTGCTGACCGTGATTGCTCATGTCCAAGGGAACCTTCGCCCGGCGGCGCTAGCGGAAATCTACCAA GTCTGAATCAATATCTAAACAGTTCGGAAGAACTCTCTGCTTCTCTAATCCCAACCAATGATCGTGATTCACCATTTATATCTGAGGTAGAGGAATGTAATGAGGAAATGGACTTAAACAGACGGCAAATTCCTCTCGACGAACCGGCTTACAGTAGCAGCCGTACCTTTTACGAGCGAGACGGGCACCACGCTCCGGATCAGAAATCGGCTCGCAAGAAGAAGACGCGGACCGTGTTCAGCCGGAGTCAGGTGCTCCAGCTGGAATCAACCTTCGACGTGAAGCGCTACCTGAGCAGCTCCGAGAGGGCGGGGCTGGCCGCGTCCCTTCGCCTTACCGAAACGCAAGTGAAGATCTGGTTCCAGAACAGACGGAATAAGTGGAAACGGCAGCTGGCCACGGACATGGAGGCCGCCAGCATTTCCCACTCTGCCCAGAGGACGTTCGGGGTCCCCATTCTGTACCATGAGGGCACGGTGCCTACAGGATTTACCGTTGCGCCTGTGCCCGCTTCCCTAGTTGGATTTTCACGCCCTTTGAATATTCCCTTTTCTCCTTTCACCCCTTCTATGTCTTTCTTAAGGTCACAAATGATAGGGTTCGTATAA